The genomic DNA GGGAAGCGTTCATTGTCGTCGGGCATTCGGTGGCGATGCGGGTGAAAGGCAAAGAGAGAGCGGCAGGGGGACGGCGGCACGGGATCCTGAGTCCCTCGCGAGGCAGCCAACCCTTTTCTATGCACACGCTATGCCAGACGCTGCACTGGCCATGATTTAGCTGGATAAGCCGCAGAACGCTGTCCTGCCGCCTGGATCTGTCGCGGTCGCCGCTTATCTGCGATCGCGCAGATGGCGGATTCGCCACCCTACGAGATGGATTTTCCGTCGCGAAACTCGCCACAATGGTCGCCTTTTGCTCCTCTTGGGTTGAGTTTGACGGTCCGGTTGTGAAGATCGAAGCGGCTGGGTCGGGGGGACCGATAGTCCTCGATGTAGCACTCGGAACGATTAGGCACGTCTAGCTCGGTCGCCACGGCACGCCCATCGTTCCGGTTTGAAGGACAATTCGATGAGAAAGTTAATTGCGTTCGCCCTCGCTGCCGTTCCAACAGTGGGGTTGAATTTGTACGCCGACCAGCCGATTCAGCCGGCCGTAAGATTAGCTGCACTGATGCAGGAGGATGCTCAGCCGACGTTGCCCGGGATCGAGATTCGACCTCCCGTCGTGGAAGCTCCCGAACCGGCCGTGGAGACGCCCGCGACGCCATCCGATGGTTCGAGTCTGCTCGATTCACCAGCGGTTGACTTCGACTTTCCGCCAGCGGGGCAGGCACCGCTGGGCGATCTGACAGCTCCGTTTCCCTCGGATCCCGCACCGTCAAACAACAGCGCCAACCAGCCCGCCGGCGCGACAACCAATCCGTGGACTAGCGGCGGGTTCCCGTCGTTGAGTCAGCAGACGTTTGGCGGAACGGCCAGCGATCCCACGGGACTCAATAGCGTCCTGCGGAGCGAGTCGAGCATCTGGGACGCGCCACAGCTGGGGACGATCGTCGACCGCCAGGATCTCGAGCGACGGCAGGCATCGTCGATGTACCGCGCGTTGCAAAACGAGGTCGGCGTGTTGTTGCAACAGACCGGCAACGGGCAACTGTCTCCCTTCATCCGCGGACTCACGGGGCAACAGATCCTGGTGCTGATCGATGGCATCCGGATGAACACCAGCATCTTGCGTCCCGGTCCCAACCAATACACCGGCACGATCGATCCGGGAACGATCGAGCGGATCGAAGTCATCCGCGGTGCGGAATCGGCGATCTGGGGGAGCGATGCGATCGGCGGCGTAATCAACGTCGTCACGCGGTCGGCCGATCCACTGCGCGGCGACTACCTGAGCCCTCAGTTCACTCAGTTCTACAGCACCGCCGAAGCCTCTTCGTACACGCGAACCGCTTTCAGCGGATGGTATGGCGCGACGGGCGTCACCGGCGGCGTGTCGTATTATGACGTCGGCAACCTCGACATCGGTGGCGACATGGGCCGCCAAGCCGCAACCGACTACACACAATACGCTGGCGATGTGAAACTGCAACGGATGCTCCACCGCGATCACATGTTGACCGTCGCCCTGCAGCACTTCGAACAGAACGACCTCAAACGCAGCGATCGCTTTTTGCCCTTTGTGCTCGGGCCACCCTCCAACGGAAACATCCCGACGCAGCGACCAACCGTCTTCGATCCCCAGCAACGCGACCTGATCTACGCTCGGTTGGAAGGTATCGTCGAAGACGACCTGTTCTTCGCCGACGCCTACTCCTTCACGATGTCCGGTTCGCGAACGAAAGAGGCGACCGTGGTCGACCGATACGCCGACAACGATCCGACCTCGGTCCCAACGCGTCGCGAGATCGGTGAGTTCGACGACCTTGGCTGGGGGAGCGTGTTGTCGATCGTCAAAGACATCGGCGACTTTGGCAAGTTGACCTATGGTGCGGATTACTACGACGAATCGATCGACGCTCAACGCGTTCGGATCGACAATCCGACCACCGGCGGCGCGACGCCAACGCCTATCGATCCGCAATACCCCGACGATTCGAAGGCCGACCGCGTGGGAGTCTATCTGTCGTGGCACGTTCCGTTGACCGAACGGCTCGACGCGACCTCGAGCGTCCGCTACGAAAACATCAACGTTTCGGGGACGCCCAACTTCACAACCCTCGGGCCAACCTACTTTGAACGCTCCTATCAAGACTGGATCGGCAGCGTCGGCCTCAGCTATCGCTTGACCGACGAGTGGCGTTTGATCGGCGGCGTCTACGAGGGCTTCCGCGCCCCGACGATCGACGACCTGACCGCCAACAAAGACTCGCTGCAGAACAACGTCTCGGTGCCGCTTGTCGGCAACTTGGCGGTGCAGCCCGAGCACAGCCTGACTTACGAAGTCGGATTCAAGTTCAATTACGATCGGCTGCGGATGCAAGTGGTCGAGTTCTGGACCGACTTCGACAGCTTTCTGTCTCGCGAAACGATTGGCGGCGTCGACTTCCTGACCAATCAAACCGCGTACCTCAACGGCACCGAACTGACGGGGGAATATATGTTGCATCGCAACCTGGCCCTCTACGGCAACTTCGCCTACACCTACGGCCAGCTGACCAGC from Rosistilla oblonga includes the following:
- a CDS encoding TonB-dependent receptor plug domain-containing protein — its product is MRKLIAFALAAVPTVGLNLYADQPIQPAVRLAALMQEDAQPTLPGIEIRPPVVEAPEPAVETPATPSDGSSLLDSPAVDFDFPPAGQAPLGDLTAPFPSDPAPSNNSANQPAGATTNPWTSGGFPSLSQQTFGGTASDPTGLNSVLRSESSIWDAPQLGTIVDRQDLERRQASSMYRALQNEVGVLLQQTGNGQLSPFIRGLTGQQILVLIDGIRMNTSILRPGPNQYTGTIDPGTIERIEVIRGAESAIWGSDAIGGVINVVTRSADPLRGDYLSPQFTQFYSTAEASSYTRTAFSGWYGATGVTGGVSYYDVGNLDIGGDMGRQAATDYTQYAGDVKLQRMLHRDHMLTVALQHFEQNDLKRSDRFLPFVLGPPSNGNIPTQRPTVFDPQQRDLIYARLEGIVEDDLFFADAYSFTMSGSRTKEATVVDRYADNDPTSVPTRREIGEFDDLGWGSVLSIVKDIGDFGKLTYGADYYDESIDAQRVRIDNPTTGGATPTPIDPQYPDDSKADRVGVYLSWHVPLTERLDATSSVRYENINVSGTPNFTTLGPTYFERSYQDWIGSVGLSYRLTDEWRLIGGVYEGFRAPTIDDLTANKDSLQNNVSVPLVGNLAVQPEHSLTYEVGFKFNYDRLRMQVVEFWTDFDSFLSRETIGGVDFLTNQTAYLNGTELTGEYMLHRNLALYGNFAYTYGQLTSSNEPISRIPPIQGIVGLRFDEPKQGCYFDIYTWMVDRAERYNDANLGDVRFIPGGTPGYATLNIRTGQRFGDANQHLVSLGLENITNKYYRVLGSGVDGAGFNAIFGYQYEL